One genomic window of Etheostoma spectabile isolate EspeVRDwgs_2016 chromosome 5, UIUC_Espe_1.0, whole genome shotgun sequence includes the following:
- the htr1aa gene encoding 5-hydroxytryptamine (serotonin) receptor 1A a, which produces MDFITTSYNNSNATSGYPDGVEVVADWDAGENGTGSGSLPDVKLSYQIITSLFLGSLILASIFGNACVVAAIALERSLQNVANYLIGSLAVTDLMVSVLVLPMAALYQVLNKWTLGQEICDIFISLDVLCCTSSILHLCAIALDRYWAITDPIDYVNKRTPRRAAILISVTWLIGFSISIPPMLGWRSAEDRANPDACIISQDPGYTIYSTFGAFYIPLILMLVLYGRIFKAARFRIRKTVKKTEKAKVSEKCLTVSPAIFHKKSNGEAEGKGWKRSDESKHSSPCVNGAVKHGEEGESLEIIEVISNSKTHLPLPNTPQSSSQGFENMNEKTSGAKRKIALARERKTVKTLGIIMGTFIFCWLPFFIVALVLPFCAESCYMPDWLGAVINWLGYSNSLLNPIIYAYFNKDFQSAFKKIIRCKFHRP; this is translated from the coding sequence ATGGATTTTATAACAACAAGCTACAACAACAGCAACGCGACCAGCGGTTACCCTGATGGGGTGGAGGTGGTTGCCGACTGGGACGCGGGCGAGAATGGCACGGGCTCTGGGTCTCTTCCAGATGTGAAGCTGAGTTACCAGATCATCACCTCTCTGTTTTTGGGGTCCCTTATCCTCGCCTCCATATTTGGCAATGCGTGCGTCGTGGCAGCCATCGCCCTGGAGAGATCTCTCCAGAATGTGGCTAACTATCTGATTGGATCCCTGGCCGTGACAGACCTTATGGTATCGGTACTGGTTCTGCCAATGGCGGCCCTCTATCAGGTTTTGAACAAGTGGACACTGGGGCAGGAGATCTGTGACATATTCATTTCACTGGATGTACTGTGTTGCACATCATCCATCCTGCATCTGTGCGCCATTGCCCTGGACAGGTACTGGGCCATAACAGACCCAATTGACTATGTAAATAAACGGACACCAAGGCGCGCTGCAATCTTGATAAGCGTGACTTGGCTAATTGGTTTCTCCATCTCTATTCCGCCTATGTTAGGCTGGAGAAGCGCGGAAGACAGGGCGAACCCCGATGCCTGCATCATCAGCCAGGACCCGGGGTACACCATCTACTCCACATTTGGGGCTTTTTATATCCCTCTCATCCTTATGTTGGTCCTGTACGGGCGAATATTCAAGGCTGCGCGTTTTCGGATTCGGAAAACAGTGAAGAAAACCGAGAAAGCAAAAGTGTCAGAAAAGTGCTTGACTGTGTCTCCGGCCATCTTCCATAAAAAAAGCAACGGGGAGGCCGAAGGCAAAGGCTGGAAGCGCAGCGACGAGTCCAAACACAGCTCTCCGTGCGTAAACGGCGCGGTGAAGCACGGAGAGGAGGGTGAGTCACTTGAGATCATTGAAGTTATCAGCAACTCGAAGACGCACCTGCCGTTGCCCAACACCCCCCAGTCCTCCTCGCAGGGCTTTGAAAACATGAATGAAAAGACCTCGGGGGCGAAGAGAAAGATCGCGCTGGCCAGGGAGCGTAAAACGGTGAAAACACTGGGGATCATCATGGGAACTTTCATCTTCTGCTGGCTGCCCTTTTTCATCGTCGCCCTTGTGCTGCCTTTCTGTGCAGAGAGCTGCTACATGCCTGACTGGCTGGGCGCAGTCATAAACTGGCTGGGCTACTCCAACTCTCTCCTCAACCCCATCATATATGCCTACTTCAACAAAGACTTCCAAAGTGCTTTCAAGAAGATCATAAGATGCAAATTCCACAGACCGTAA